CCAAAGGATGAAAAACTTTTATACAAAGTAGAAGATTTTAAAAACCATTATGCTTTTTCAGATGCAGATATAAAAGAGCAAATCACTATTTTAGATGAAGGAAAAGGTCATCAAGGTGAAGCTAGTGTTATAAGAGTTTTACTTTCTGATAATTAAAAATTTATAATAAACCCTTTAGCTTTAATAAAAAATTTAATATTTAATAACTACAATTATGAAAATTATTATCAATAAGGAAATAGTTATGAATATTAAAAAAGTTCTAATAGGGTTTATTTTTCTTGCAGTTACAAGTTTAAGTGCCCATGAATTTTGGGTAGACTCACAAAACAATACAACACCTTCTTTTAACATTGGATATGGTCACGACTTTCCAAAGCTAGAAAAAATAGCAGAAGATAGAGTAGATATTTTTGAAGCTTTAAAAATAACAGGTGAAAAAAAGACCCTTGAATTAAAAAGAAGTTCTAGTGCTAACTATAATTATGAATTAAATCAAAAACTTGAAAATGGCTCATATATTTTATCAGGGGTTTATAAACCAACTTACTGGACAAAAGATGAAAACTTCAAGTGGTTTAAAGGTAAAGCAAAAGATGAGATTTCTACAAAAGCAACATATTGTGAAAAAGCACACTTAGAAGCTAAAAATGTATTTTCTATAGGGAATAAATATAGTGATATTATTACAAAACCTATTGGACATAAATTAGAAATAATACCTTTATCTAATCCAAAAGATTACAAAGTAGGAGAACCTTTTAAGGTAAAAGTTTTATTTAAAAACAGACCTTTAAAAGTATCAGTAGTTAAGGCAACTTTAGAAGGATATTTAAAAGGCAAATATGCTTATTATGGAAGAACTGACTTAAGAGGAGTTACGGAAATATTGCCACTTAAAGCAGGTAAGTGGTTAGTAAAAGTAGAAGTAGAAAAAGAGTTAAAAGATAATACAAAATGCGATAAAGAGATAAATGTTGCAACATTAACTTTTGATATAAAAGAGTAAGTTTTAGTTTAAAGAGTTTGAATGTTAGAGTATTATAAAGAGATCTCTTACTATTTACTAAGACTTACAAAAGATAAAGATTTAGCAAGGGATCTTACTCAAGAAACCTATGCTAAAGCTTTAGAGATAGATAAAAAAGCTGAAAAGACTACTATTCAAAAAGCATATCTATATAAAATAGCTTATAGTCTTGTGATAGATAAGGCTAGAAAAAATAAAAAAATATCCTATACAAGTTTCGAAGAAGAACAATATTCAATCCCTAAAAAAGAGTGTCCAGAAGAAATTTTAAGTGATGAAAAAAGAGAACAAAAATTAAAAAAATGTATTAGTACTCTTTCAAAGAGAAACAAACAGGCTTTTGTTTTACACGTTTATAAAGGGCTTACACGAAAAGAGATTTCTGAAATCATGGGAATAAGTGTAAATGCTGTAGAAAAAAATATAACAAGAGCAACATTGAAGATAAAAGAACAAATGAAGAAAGAGTATTAATGGATTTATTAGAAGAGATAGATAAAAAAGCAATAGCTTGGATAATAAAAGAGAAAGAAGGCTTAAATAAAAAAGAGGAAAATGATTTAAAGGTCTGGTTGGAAAATAAAACCCACAAAAAATCATATGATGAAAATAAAAAGCTTCTTTTTGACTGTAAAAGTTTAGATGATAAGTTTATAGATGAGCTTTGTATTGAGTTTAATGAAAAGCATAAAAAAATAAATATATTTCAAAAAAGTAAATATCTTGCTGCATCTATAGTAGCCTTAGTATTTTTATCATTTTTCTTTTTGCAAGAGAGTAATAGAGTACTCTTTTCTAAAGAGTTTATTAGTAAAAATGAAAAGATATTAAATATTGCATTAGAGGATAACTCTTTGATAGATTTAGACGTAAAATCTAAACTAAAAGTTGAATACTATAAAGATAAAAGAGTTAGAAAAAGCATTAGAAGAACTTCTAGTAGGAACAGGTTTAGAAGCAGTTTTAAATAAAAATACAATTATCATCAAAGAAAAAAAGAGTAACACCTCTTCAAAAGAGTCTGATAATCTAGGTGAAGTAAATGTAACTGAAAGCCTACAAACTAAAATGGCTAATAAAAATTTTTCAAGTGATGCAAATTTAGGATTATTTGGTGAGTCAAATATAAAAGATGTTCCACTGTCAGTGGTTACTTTTACTAAAGATAGTATTAAAAATAATCAAGCTAGACAATTAAGTGATTTGATTACACAAGACTCTTCTGTACGAAGCTCAGGAGCATATGGAGATAATGCTGAATCATTTTATTTAAGAGGTGTTCCTTTAGGAGATTGGAATCAAGGGGAATATGCTTTTGATGGTATATATGGTGTGGCTCCAAACTACAAAGTGCCCACTGATCTTTTTGATGCAGTATCTGTAGTAAAAGGACCAAGTACAATTCTTTTTGGGATGTCTCCAAAAGGAAATACAGGTGGAGCTATAAACTTAGTTCCTAAAAGAGCATATAAAGACTCAAATGAGATTGAGTTAAGATATACAAATGATTCAAGACCAGGAATTGCAACTGATATCTCAAGAAGATTTGGAGAAGATAAGCAATTTGGTGCAAGGCTAAATTTAGCCTATGACAACGGTGACTCAGTAATTGATAATTTAGAGAGTGAAGCATTTAGTGGGTCTTTAAGTCTTGACTATATAGCTGATAACTTTATTACAAGTTTAGATTATATTTCAACTTTTGAAAATATTGATGCTCCTTTTAGAAGATTGTATATAGCTGATGGAGTAGATTTAGCAAGTGCACCTGATAATGATTTTAACTTAGCTCAAGATTGGGAATACTCAAAGGCGGATGAAAATCTAGCTTTATATAAGTTTGATTACTTTTTTAACGAAGATACTCAAGTTGGTTTTTATTTAGGTGGTGGTCAATCTGATGTGGATAGATTATTTCAAAAAGGAGCAGTACTTCAAAACTCAAATGGTGATGTAAAAACAAAGTTTAGTAAAGGGACATTTGATGTTTCAAGGTTTACATATGGAATAAAAGCAAACACATCATTTAAAACAGGAAGTTTAAATCATAGAATTAATTTTGATGCATCTTCTTATGAGGGAAAAGTTAAAACTAGAGTAAATACAGATTCAACAAATTATGATAGTAATATTTATAATCCTACAAAGATTTCAAAAGTTGATTTAACTTTACCCGATGAAAAAAGAACAGATACTATTTTAGAGTCTTTTGCTATCTCAGATACTATTTCAAATGAAGCAGAAGATATTAGATTTACTTTTGGAGGAAGATATCAAAATGTAGAATCTATAAATTACAATACTTCTGGTGATAAAACAAGCCATTATGATGATTCAAGGCTTTCTCCTTTTGTTGGACTTGTTTATAAACCTCTTGATGATTTAAGTTTATATGCAAGCTATTCACAAGGCTTAAGTGCAGGACAAAATGCTCCTTCTGGAAGTACTAATGAAGGTGAATCTTTAAAGCCATATAAGACAACTCAAATAGAAGTAGGTGCAAAATATAACTACAATAATATTGATTACTCTTTAGCTTTATTTGATATGGAAAGAAAGAAAGGTGAATCAGGAGCTGATAATACTTATGCTTCAACTATGAAGTTGCAACATAGAGGTATTGAGATTTCTGCTTTTGGAAAATTAACTGAGACAGTTAGATTCTCTTCTGCATTAACATATATGAAAACAAAAATTAAAGAGACTGAACAAACTTATGCAAATGATGAGGTAGGTGGTGCTCCAGAGCTTTTAGCAAATATAGGGCTTGATGTTGATATTCCTTTTGTAAAAGGCTTATCTTTTGGAAACTATTTAATTTATAGTGATGAACAATATGTAAGAGATGGTTCAACTGTAAAACTTCCTTCTTGGACAAGATGGGATATGGGATTAAAGTATGAAACTAAATATAATGGAAATGATTTAACTGTTATGTTTGATGTGGATAATGTGACAAATAAAGCTTATTATGAAGGTGCTTCTCAATGGGGACATATATCATCAGGAGAGCCAAGAGTATTTAGTTTAAGTCTAAATTACAAATTCTAAAACTAAGAAAGTAGGGCTCTGCTCTACTTTTTTACAACTAAGTTGCATTTCTTTTTTACTTTTATTGCTTAACAACTTTTTAACCATAATTTAAATACACTATCTACTATTTATAAACCAAAAAAACAAAGATAATAAGAAAAAATGATAGACATAAAAAAACTAATAGAAGAAAAAGTTATAATTATTGATGGAGCTATGGGGACACAACTTCAAATAGCAGATATCAAAGATGAGTACTGGTTACATGAAGGGATTAATTTAGAAGGTTGTAATGAGCTTTTAAATTTAACTGCACCTCATGTTTTAGAAGGTATCCATGATGCATATGCTGAATCTGGAGCTGACTTTATTACTACAAATACTTTTGGTTCTATGCCATGGGTTTTAGATGAGTATGATATTCCACAAACTTCATATGAGCTTTCACGTCTTGGTGCCGAGCTTGTTAAAAAGTCTTGTGATAAGTATTCAACTCCTGAAAAACCAAGATTTGTATTAGGTTCTATTGGGCCTGGAACAAAGCTTCCTTCTTTAGGGCATATCACATATGATGAGATGTTTGAAGGTTATAAAATCATGGCACAAGGTTTAGTTGATGGTGGAACAGATGTGTTCTTACTTGAAACTTGCCAAGACCCTTTACAAATCAAAGCTGGACTTCATGCTCTTAAAGCAGTAGCACCAGAAACTCCTATTATGGTATCTGTAACAATTGAGCTTAGTGGTACTATGCTTATTGGAACAGATGCGATGACAATTGCAGCTATTATGGAGCCATTTAATATTTTATCTTTAGGATTTAACTGTGGTACTGGACCAAAACAAGTACATAAGCATGTAAAAACTTTAAGTGAAGTATGTAAGTTCCCAATTTCTGTTCACTCAAATGCAGGTCTTCCTCAAAATAGAGGTGGACAAACTTATTATCCAATGCAACCAAAAGAGTTTACAGAACTAACAAAAGAGTTTTTAGATTTTAATGGAGTATCTTTCTTAGGTGGTTGTTGCGGTACAACTCCTGAGCATATTGAAGCTTTAGTAAAATCAGTAGAAGGAATAGTTCCTAAAAAACCAAGTGGATTTTTAAAAGCCTCTTTAGCATCACTTTTTAATACAGTTCCTTTAAAGCAAGACCCCGCACCACTTTTAATTGGTGAAAGATCTAATGCAACTGGTTCTAAAGCCTTTAGAGAACTTCTTAAAGCAAATGATTATGAAGGTACTTTATCAGTAGGTCAACAACAAGTAAGAGCTGGAGCTCATGTTATTGATGTTTCTGTTGGATTTGCAGGTAGGGATGAAACAGGAGATATGGATAAAGTAGTATCTTTATATTCTCAAAAAGTTTCACTTCCTTTAATGCCTGACTCAACACAAGTTCCAGCACTTGAAGCTGCTTTAAAACAAATTGGTGGAAGATGTATTATCAACTCAGTAAACCTAGAAGATGGGGAAGAGAAGTTTGATGCTGTTTGTTCTTTAGCTAAGAAATTTGGTGCAGCACTTGTTTGTCTTGTAATTGATGAAATTGGTATGGCAAAAAGCTTTGAGAGAAAACTTGAAGTAGCAGAAAGAATCTATGATTTATGTGTAAATAGACATGGATTTAAACCTGATGATTTAGTATTTGATATGCTTACATTTACTATTGGTTCAGGGGATGATGAGTATAGAACTGCAGGTATTGAAACTCTTGAAGCAATTAAAGAGTTCCAAATAAGACACCCAGAAGTGGGAACTACTCTTGGACTTTCTAATATTTCATTTGGACTTGACCAAAAAGCAAGAGTATATTTAAACTCTATTTATCTTGACCATTGTGTAAAAGCTGGTTTAACATCTGCTATTGTAAATGTTAAACACATCTTACCACTAAATAAAATCTCTGATGAAGATAGAAAAGCTTGTGATGATTTAATCTTCAATAATCAAGAAGATGGTGACCCACTATTTAAGTTTATCGAGCACTTTGCAAATGTTGGTGATATGGAAGAGCAAAGTGATGAAGAGTATCAAAAACTAGAACCAATTGACAAAGTTAAAAAGCTTCTTTTAGATGGTGATAAAGATAGAATGTTACCACTAGTTGAAGAGTTAAGACATGAAGTAAACCCAGAAATTATAGTAAATGAATGGCTAATTGATGGAATGAAAGTTATTGGGGAACTGTTTGGTTCGGGTCAAATGCAGTTACCATTTGTACTTCAAAGTGCAGAGACTATGAAAGCAACAGTTGATGCTTTAAACCCATATTTACCAAAAGAAGAGAAAGCAAGTGAGACAGTATTAGTACTTGGAACTGTAAAAGGTGATGTTCATGATGTTGGTAAAAACTTAGTTGATATTATTCTTTCAAATAATGGATTTAAAGTAATCAATATTGGTATCAAAGCTGATTTAAATGACTTTATCATAGCTGTTAAAGAACACAAAGCTCAAGCAATAGGTATGAGTGGTTTACTTG
The sequence above is a segment of the Arcobacter sp. F155 genome. Coding sequences within it:
- a CDS encoding DUF4198 domain-containing protein produces the protein MNIKKVLIGFIFLAVTSLSAHEFWVDSQNNTTPSFNIGYGHDFPKLEKIAEDRVDIFEALKITGEKKTLELKRSSSANYNYELNQKLENGSYILSGVYKPTYWTKDENFKWFKGKAKDEISTKATYCEKAHLEAKNVFSIGNKYSDIITKPIGHKLEIIPLSNPKDYKVGEPFKVKVLFKNRPLKVSVVKATLEGYLKGKYAYYGRTDLRGVTEILPLKAGKWLVKVEVEKELKDNTKCDKEINVATLTFDIKE
- a CDS encoding RNA polymerase sigma factor, which codes for MLEYYKEISYYLLRLTKDKDLARDLTQETYAKALEIDKKAEKTTIQKAYLYKIAYSLVIDKARKNKKISYTSFEEEQYSIPKKECPEEILSDEKREQKLKKCISTLSKRNKQAFVLHVYKGLTRKEISEIMGISVNAVEKNITRATLKIKEQMKKEY
- a CDS encoding TonB-dependent siderophore receptor, encoding MNTIKIKELEKALEELLVGTGLEAVLNKNTIIIKEKKSNTSSKESDNLGEVNVTESLQTKMANKNFSSDANLGLFGESNIKDVPLSVVTFTKDSIKNNQARQLSDLITQDSSVRSSGAYGDNAESFYLRGVPLGDWNQGEYAFDGIYGVAPNYKVPTDLFDAVSVVKGPSTILFGMSPKGNTGGAINLVPKRAYKDSNEIELRYTNDSRPGIATDISRRFGEDKQFGARLNLAYDNGDSVIDNLESEAFSGSLSLDYIADNFITSLDYISTFENIDAPFRRLYIADGVDLASAPDNDFNLAQDWEYSKADENLALYKFDYFFNEDTQVGFYLGGGQSDVDRLFQKGAVLQNSNGDVKTKFSKGTFDVSRFTYGIKANTSFKTGSLNHRINFDASSYEGKVKTRVNTDSTNYDSNIYNPTKISKVDLTLPDEKRTDTILESFAISDTISNEAEDIRFTFGGRYQNVESINYNTSGDKTSHYDDSRLSPFVGLVYKPLDDLSLYASYSQGLSAGQNAPSGSTNEGESLKPYKTTQIEVGAKYNYNNIDYSLALFDMERKKGESGADNTYASTMKLQHRGIEISAFGKLTETVRFSSALTYMKTKIKETEQTYANDEVGGAPELLANIGLDVDIPFVKGLSFGNYLIYSDEQYVRDGSTVKLPSWTRWDMGLKYETKYNGNDLTVMFDVDNVTNKAYYEGASQWGHISSGEPRVFSLSLNYKF
- the metH gene encoding methionine synthase, which codes for MIDIKKLIEEKVIIIDGAMGTQLQIADIKDEYWLHEGINLEGCNELLNLTAPHVLEGIHDAYAESGADFITTNTFGSMPWVLDEYDIPQTSYELSRLGAELVKKSCDKYSTPEKPRFVLGSIGPGTKLPSLGHITYDEMFEGYKIMAQGLVDGGTDVFLLETCQDPLQIKAGLHALKAVAPETPIMVSVTIELSGTMLIGTDAMTIAAIMEPFNILSLGFNCGTGPKQVHKHVKTLSEVCKFPISVHSNAGLPQNRGGQTYYPMQPKEFTELTKEFLDFNGVSFLGGCCGTTPEHIEALVKSVEGIVPKKPSGFLKASLASLFNTVPLKQDPAPLLIGERSNATGSKAFRELLKANDYEGTLSVGQQQVRAGAHVIDVSVGFAGRDETGDMDKVVSLYSQKVSLPLMPDSTQVPALEAALKQIGGRCIINSVNLEDGEEKFDAVCSLAKKFGAALVCLVIDEIGMAKSFERKLEVAERIYDLCVNRHGFKPDDLVFDMLTFTIGSGDDEYRTAGIETLEAIKEFQIRHPEVGTTLGLSNISFGLDQKARVYLNSIYLDHCVKAGLTSAIVNVKHILPLNKISDEDRKACDDLIFNNQEDGDPLFKFIEHFANVGDMEEQSDEEYQKLEPIDKVKKLLLDGDKDRMLPLVEELRHEVNPEIIVNEWLIDGMKVIGELFGSGQMQLPFVLQSAETMKATVDALNPYLPKEEKASETVLVLGTVKGDVHDVGKNLVDIILSNNGFKVINIGIKADLNDFIIAVKEHKAQAIGMSGLLVKSTAVMKENLEELQKQGIDIPVLLGGAALTKGFVNDYCRSIYDGPIFYCRDAFDGVVSMQRIEEGDLENTALAADLVDEEEIARKEEKEVVINEEDIVLPEAGQFTFPPLWGRVALDNKAIDKDLVFKWINHRVLFRQRWGYKRAKQSKEKFLDHEKNVVEPIYERLKEEFIEKELFDPIAIYAYYPCISKGNKLYIFSEEYAFHSEEEAKNIPPLEKAIKVMEFPRQRKKPHRCIADFFANDRLDVVAFTFASAGLKLSPYEAELYKDSKFTEYYQVHGLGVELAEALAEVLHKQVRLDLDIVPKEGNTLHDVQMKQYIGCRYSPGYAACPDLEQSRDMFDLLKPEEFGIELSETFQIHPEQSTCAIVVPHHKANYYNV